The nucleotide sequence TAACTCTGATGTGAAGAAGTAATCTGGGACGTTGAACCTCAGGGGGAAACCTGTGGTTTGTTCTGAGTCATCACATCTGCAGAAAATCTGTTATTTAAATATATCGTAATGAAACTAGAACAGTATGTAAAACATGATTCGTCATATCTCTGCTCAAATTCTAAAGTCGAAACTCTACTTGTTGTAATAACAAATCACAGTAAACTCACCAGACTGTGGAGGTTTGTGAAAGCTGAAGGTGGCCGTCAGAAAGGCATCGTCCTTACTCAGGCTTGTACATCAGTACGCTGGATTTCTGGAACCTTTTGGTGTTACTCTGCATTGTGTAagtgtgtacagtgtgtttctgttggacTTTGCTTTGGGCTTCACTTCACACTGTCAGGACTATAAGCTCCCTCAGTGCCCCTCATTCGTCCATCTCTGTCTTTGTGGGTTTGTTACATCTTAAAGTTTCAGCTTGTTTGGGTGGTGGTGTGCCAAGGGTCTTGCTATAGGCTACCAAGCATTTTTCCAGATGAGTTTTGACTTTTTGTGCTTGttctgtgtgttgctgtctctCAAATGGAGCTGTACCCCATAAATGTTGGGGAaatgcacatttatttatttatttttaaagaagtcttttttttttttttttacttgtaaaGCACTTAATAATCAACATGGTACATTTCGGTCACATGGTGACCATTGAACATTTGTTCTTTAATTACAGGTCTGGTTTTGATGAGCGCAGTAAAGGAACGGGCGGCAGTTGACCCTCGGGTAATTTCCAGCCCCTCACCCACAACTACTGCTCCAAACGTCCCATCAGGCAGCACGTCTTTCCCCAGCACGGAAACAGAAGATCCAACGACAGCCAGCACTGAAGAGGTTACAGCAGGATATACAGAGTCTGTCACAGAGGAGTCTGGGACTTCTGCTTCAGAACTGCCCCAAACCACGAATGCAGCTCCAAGCAATAGCAGCACCGGCGTCCCCATCTCAACACCTGCCGATAATGTCAACGAAACCGCCACTCCAATCGCCAACAGTACGGGGCCCACCAGTCCAATGACCACCAGTATGAAGCCCACCACTCCAGTCGCCACCACTATGAAGCCCACCACTCCAGTCGCCACCACTATGAAGCCCACCACTCCAGTCGCCACCACTATGAAGCCCACCACTCCAGTCGCCACCACTATGAAGCCCACCACTCCAGCTGCCACCACTATGAAGCCCACCACTCCAGTCGCCACCACTATGAAGCCCACCACTCCAGCTGCCACCACTATGAAGCCCACCACTCCAGTCGCCACCACTATGAAGCCCACCACTCCAGTCGCCACCACTATGAAGCCCACCACTCCAGCTGCCACCAGTCCAACTGCCACCACTCCAGTCGCCACCAGTCTGCAGACAGATACTAccatcacaaacacagaggcGGACCCGAAGCCTGTGGATGCAGGTGAGTAGCATCAAATGTGGCAATGACCTTAACTTCACAGGTTTTACTGGACGTGAATGGAAGGTCAAGGGGTCAGACGTCCTCTATTTTATGGTCTGAGCACCATTCAGCAGAATAAAAATGAGAGAATACTTGTAGCACTTAACCAAGACTTCACATCAGAGTGACTGTCTTCCTCTTTGGACAGTTAATGGAAATATATGTTGTTGGGATTAAGTTATTGGGTCACTAGTTGGGTTTGTTTCGTAATCACATAAGAAGCAGCATCTCCTTCTCCTGTTGGACATTGACTGGATGTCAGTGACTCGCTTTTTCACTCCTGTGGTAGAAACTAGTTTCACAATCCAGAGCAGTCCAGAGTAGCCCTGATCCTGTTCTATCCAGTTTGCTGGAAAGATCAATGATCATCAATGATATCAGGATGGCCCCGGCTTCCTCGCATCCCCGGTTGGGTTTCTTGGAGGTATGGGTGATTATATTTCTGTCGGCTCATGT is from Salarias fasciatus chromosome 7 unlocalized genomic scaffold, fSalaFa1.1 super_scaffold_4, whole genome shotgun sequence and encodes:
- the LOC115382825 gene encoding hepatitis A virus cellular receptor 1-like codes for the protein MMGFSLHTLLACLVLMSAVKERAAVDPRVISSPSPTTTAPNVPSGSTSFPSTETEDPTTASTEEVTAGYTESVTEESGTSASELPQTTNAAPSNSSTGVPISTPADNVNETATPIANSTGPTSPMTTSMKPTTPVATTMKPTTPVATTMKPTTPVATTMKPTTPVATTMKPTTPAATTMKPTTPVATTMKPTTPAATTMKPTTPVATTMKPTTPVATTMKPTTPAATSPTATTPVATSLQTDTTITNTEADPKPVDAGLVIGLIFFLSMLFVVSALVFFYYTRARGEQYGILVDSSESRNLGSFNNPMYDA